One Molothrus aeneus isolate 106 chromosome 6, BPBGC_Maene_1.0, whole genome shotgun sequence genomic window carries:
- the FKBP3 gene encoding peptidyl-prolyl cis-trans isomerase FKBP3, with product MAAAAGPAQPWSAEELRSEALAKKEIIKFLQENAAQAFLAEHKLLGQVKNVAKTANKEQLIAAYTQLFHTQRFKGTDGAEKAAEKAKPAKAEEAKGKAVKAEEAVEEGPPKYTKSILKKGDKTNFPKKGDTVHCWYTGKLQDGTVFDTNIQSSSKKKKAAKPLSFKVGVGKVIRGWDEALLTMSKGEKAQLEIEPEWGYGKKGQPDAKIPPNAKLFFEVELVDIE from the exons atggcggcggccgcgggcccGGCGCAGCCCTGGAGCGCCGAGGAGCTGCGGAGCGAGGCGCTGGCCAAGAAGGAGATCATCAAATTCCTGCAGGAGAACGCGGCGCAGGCG TTCCTGGCGGAACACaagctgctggggcaggtgaAGAACGTGGCGAAGACGGCGAACAAGGAGCAGCTGATCGCGGCTTACACGCAGCTCTTCCACACGCAG CGCTTCAAGGGCACGGACGGCGCCGAGAAGGCGGCGGAGAAGGCGAAGCCGGCCAAGGCGGAGGAGGCCAAGGGGAAGGCGGTGAAGGCTGAGGAGGCTGTGGAGGAG GGGCCACCAAAGTAcacaaaatccattttaaagAAGGGAGATAAAACCAACTTCCCAAAGAAGGGAGACACTGTCCACTGCTGGTACACAGGAAAGCTGCAGGATGGGACAGTCTTCGATACCAATATTCAATCAA gttcaaagaagaaaaaagcagccAAGCCCTTGAGTTTCAAAGTTGGTGTAGGAAAAGTGATCCGAGGT TGGGACGAGGCCCTGCTGACCATGAGCAAAGGAGAGAAGGCTCAGCTGGAGATCGAGCCCGAGTGGGGCTATGGCAAGAAGGGGCAGCCCGATGCCAA GATCCCACCAAATGCAAAACTCTTCTTTGAAGTGGAGCTGGTGGATATTGAGTGA
- the PRPF39 gene encoding pre-mRNA-processing factor 39 isoform X2: MQGPLRFEDQDSARGDQNIAMFYPTSTRMVYRRGLQAIPLSVDLWIHYINFLKETLDPADPETNSTIRGAYEHAVLAAGTDFRSDRLWEMYINWENDQGNLREVTSIYDRILGIPTQLYSHHFQRFKEHIQNNLPRDFLTTEQFVQLRRELAAASGHSGEDGDELPCGTEDITDPAKLITEIENMRHRIIEIHQEIFNHNEHEVSKRWTFEEAIKRPYFHVKPLEKIQLKNWKEYLEFEIENGTHERVVVLFERCVISCALYEDFWIKYAKYMENHSIEGVRHVYSRACTIHLPKKPMVHMLWAAFEEQQGNIDEARRILKTFEECILGLAMIRLRRVSLERRHGNMEEAEQLLEDAVRNAKSISEASFYAIKLARHLFKVQKNLPKARKVLSEAIELDKENTKLYLNLLEMEYSGDLKQNEENILSCFDKAIHGALSIKMRITFSQRKVEFLEDFGSDVNKLLDAYDEHQALLKEQETLKRRAENGSEEPDEKKLLTEEAGLASAQLMDGDMQVNQAAYNYNAWYQYNYQNAWNYGQYYHTT; encoded by the exons GATCTTTGGATACATTATATTAACTTCCTAAAGGAGACTTTGGACCCTGCTGATCCTGAAACTAACAGTACCATCAGGGG agCCTATGAAcacgcagtgctggctgctgggacAGATTTCCGTTCTGACAGACTCTGGGAAATGTATATAAACTGGGAAAATGACCAGGGAAACCTAAGGGAAGTTACATCCATCTATGACCGCATCCTGGGAATCCCAACGCAGCTCTACAGCCATCACTTCCAGAG GTTTAAAGAGCACATCCAGAACAACCTGCCCCGAGACTTCCTGACCACAGAGCAGTTTGTGCAGCTGCGCCGGGAGCTGGCGGCCGCCAGCGGCCACAGCGGCGAGGACGGGGACGAGCTGCCCTGCGGCACCGAGGACATCACCGACCCCGCCAAG CTGATCACTGAGATAGAGAACATGAGGCACAGAATCATTGAGATCCATCAGGAGATATTTAACCACAACGAGCATGAAGTCAGTAAGAGGTGGACGTTTGAGGAAGCG ATCAAGAGGCCTTATTTTCATGTAAAACCTCTGGagaaaattcagctgaaaaacTGGAAAGAGTACTTAGAGTTTGAGATAGAGAATGGCACTCACGAGCGAGTCGTGGTCCTCTTTGAGAGATGTGTCATTTCATGTGCCCTCTATGAGGACTTCTGGATCAAG TATGCCAAATACATGGAGAACCACAGCATCGAGGGCGTGAGGCACGTGTACAGCAGGGCCTGCACCATCCACCTGCCCAAGAAGCCCATGGTGCACATGCTGTGGGCAGCCTTCGAGGAGCAGCAGG GCAACATTGATGAAGCCAGAAGGATCCTGAAGACGTTTGAGGAGTGCATCCTGGGGCTGGCCATGATCCGCCTGCGCAGGGTGAGCCTGGAGCGCCGGCACGGCAACATGGAGGAGgcggagcagctgctggaagatGCTGTCAGGAATGCCAAGTCCATCAGTGAAGCCTCCTTCTATGCCATCAAACTGGCCCGGCACCTCTTCAAAGTGCAGAAAAACCTGCCAAAGGCAAGAAAAGTGCTGTCAGAAGCCATAGAACTGGACAAA GAAAACACCAAACTGTACCTGAACCTGCTGGAGATGGAGTACAGTGGTGACCTCAAGCAGAATGAGGAGAACATCCTGAGCTGCTTTGACAAGGCCATCCATGGGGCCTTGTCCATCAAAATGAGGATCACCTTCTCACAGAGAAAAGTGGAATTCCTGGAAGATTTTGGGTCTGATGTGAACAA GCTCCTGGACGCCTATGACGAGCACCAGGCgctgctgaaggagcaggagaCGCTGAAGCGGCGGGCGGAGAACGG CTCCGAGGAGCCGGACGAGAAGAAGCTGCTGACGGAGGAGGCGGGGCTGGCGTCAGCACAGCTCATGGACGGGGACATGCAGGTCAACCAGGCTGCCTACAACTACAACGCCTGGTACCAG TACAACTACCAGAACGCCTGGAATTACGGACAGTATTACCACACAACCTGA
- the LOC136557661 gene encoding heme-binding protein 2-like, which yields METGGCRMGGAGPGGPAAITLEDLDGLAEESPDSAYHSHGSSLEEEAAERMDDEEQERLLSYWQSVGRGHQVDVPRDMAEPIQQLTRNNNPQERQSIPFTLIQRKEKLGDLLYEKRQYGKAKWACIKMKEKQYEQSICLGFMKLMRYICEQNSSGLYLGITVPIVTIVHTNEAQSAMTQAVTVAYYLPEVLQDEPPHPFDSDIIIEEWPATIVYSRSFRGITNEDSIMREINLLAAILESPELCLRDTFIIAGYTNPAAANRHNEIWFLQRP from the exons ATGGAGACGGGCGGGTGCCGCATgggcggcgcggggcccggcggccccgccgcgATCACGCTGGAGGATCTGGACGGGCTGGCCGAGGAGAGCCCCGACTCGGCGTACCACAGCCACggcagcagcctggaggaggaggcggcCGAGCGCATGGACGACGAGGAGCAGGAGCGGCTGCTGAGCTACTGGCAGAGCGTGGGACGGGGGCACCAGGTGGACGTGCCCCGAG ACATGGCAGAGCCCATCCAGCAGCTGACCAGGAATAACAACccccaggagaggcagagcatCCCCTTCACGCTGATCCAGCGCAAGGAGAAG CTGGGAGATCTACTCTATGAGAAAAGGCAGTATGGGAAAGCCAAGTGGGCTTGtatcaaaatgaaagagaagcAGTACGAGCAGAGCATCTGCCTCGGCTTCATGAAGCTCATGAGGTACATCTGTGAGCAGAACTCCTCAG GGCTGTACCTGGGCATCACCGTGCCCATTGTCACCATCGTGCACACCAACGAGGCGCAGTCGGCGATGACACAGGCGGTGACAGTGGCCTATTACCTGCCCGAGGTGCTGCAGGACGAGCCCCCACACCCCTTCGACTCTGACATCATCATCGAGGAGTGGCCTGCCACCATTGTCTACAGCAG GAGCTTCCGAGGGATCACCAACGAGGACTCCATCATGAGAGAGATCAACCTGCTGGCAGCCATCCTGGAGAGCCCCGAGCTGTGCCTGCGGGACACGTTCATCATCGCCGGCTACACCAACCCCGCCGCCGCCAACCGCCACAACGAGATCTGGTTCCTGCAGCggccctga